One genomic segment of Bombina bombina isolate aBomBom1 chromosome 4, aBomBom1.pri, whole genome shotgun sequence includes these proteins:
- the LOC128656085 gene encoding alpha-1,4-N-acetylglucosaminyltransferase-like: MITKTNTIRIFGLLLLMIAIGYIYKESNTSFVDIYSKESTNLTILGSSNPLNQGNGIIFLETMGVLTPTHLVTCAVESAARVYPDRPVVLFMKGLVNVTSEDDQKKVRARFPALSSFENVYIFSLKMEEVFRDTPLLSWYLKVDPKLERYWTHVSADGCRLALIWKYGGIYMDTDIISFKAVPVKNFLAAESSSHSSNGALGFSPHHDFIWKCMEDFVRNYNGNFWGQQGPLLVTRILAQYCSQHNFKALEDLMCGSITFLNPVRFYKLQLAVWRKFFEVWKVLPDFNDSYGLHFWNKKNHVNVKKFVIPGSNTLTEHLYKQYCPNTYETLKLKIYG; the protein is encoded by the exons ATGATAACCAAGACAAATACCATACGTATCTTTGGTTTGTTATTACTCATGATAGCCATAGGCTACATATATAAAGAGAGCAATACCTCGTTTGTTGATATTTACTCAAAAGAAAGCACAAACCTAACCATTTTAGGTTCAAGCAACCCTCTAAATCAAGGAAATGGCATCATATTTCTGGAGACCATGGGTGTATTGACACCAACTCATTTAGTCACATGCGCTGTTGAATCAGCAGCCCGTGTATACCCTGATCGCCCTGTTGTTCTCTTCATGAAAGGCTTGGTCAATGTAACATCAGAAGATGATCAAAAAAAAGTACGGGCACGTTTTCCAGCTCTCTCGTCATTTGAGAATGTCTACATTTTCTCTTTGAAAATGGAGGAAGTATTTAGGGATACACCTCTTCTCTCCTGGTATTTAAAG gTTGATCCTAAATTGGAACGCTATTGGACCCATGTCAGCGCAGATGGTTGCAGATTGGCCCTAATTTGGAAATATGGTGGCATCTATATGGACACAGATATAATCTCATTTAAAGCAGTTCCGGTAAAAAACTTTCTggcagctgagtcctcttctcatTCTAGTAATGGAGCTCTTGGCTTTTCTCCACATCATGATTTCATCTGGAAATGCATGGAAGACTTTGTCCGTAACTATAATGGAAATTTTTGGGGACAGCAAGGACCTTTATTAGTAACAAGAATTCTGGCACAATATTGTTCTCAGCATAATTTTAAGGCTTTGGAGGATCTCATGTGTGGAAGCATCACTTTCTTGAATCCTGTACGATTCTACAAATTACAACTGGCAGTTTGGAGAAAGTTCTTTGAAGTTTGGAAAGTATTGCCAGATTTTAATGATTCATATGGTTTACATTTCTGGAACAAAAAGAatcatgtaaatgtaaaaaaatttgtgaTTCCTGGTAGCAACACATTAACCGAACATCTTTATAAACAGTACTGTCCGAACACTTATGAAACTCTTAAACTTAAAATTTAcggctaa